In the Candidatus Saccharibacteria bacterium oral taxon 488 genome, one interval contains:
- a CDS encoding type II/IV secretion system protein: MRISDSSIEKILRQGEVISESQLAELKMEAERTHHSLQTIILEHKILSEVQLGQKIGEYINVPFVTIEPKDIPDDVLKRIPEHIARQYNVVLFAADDNGVLSLAMEDPDDVQALNFIQKEIGYNIKVFLATKNNILDCLENYRGNITDELDEVVSIQSGAESDSQNVSEEEISENSPIAQTVNLLLEYAIKSGASDIHIEPREDFVQVRYRIDGVLKEVNKLPRNVQGALVSRIKILSNLKIDERRVPQDGRFKIKVSGKQYALRVSTLPIADGEKIVMRILDESNQAVALDSLGYWGLSLSTLKDAMAQPNGMILVTGPTGSGKSTSLFSVLSELNTPDVNISTIEDPVEYKIPGVNQTQTNSKAGMTFASGLRALLRQDPNIIMVGEIRDGETANLGVQAALTGHLVFSTLHTNNAATCLPRLLDMGIEPFLIASTVKAVIGQRLVRRLCMHCRQQYVPDTGELAYIVQMFNLKQGSMQRLHALEQQAAADKIGGNTPLGSTDVTIQYLWRPNPEGCDECGHNGFKGRVGIYEVLGISIPIQKMITANATSNEIQQQAITEGMVTMQTDGFVKSLRGVTTLEEVLRATREQ, from the coding sequence ATGCGCATTTCTGACAGTAGTATTGAGAAGATTTTGCGCCAGGGTGAGGTAATTTCTGAGTCACAGCTGGCCGAGTTAAAGATGGAGGCGGAACGTACGCACCATTCATTGCAGACGATTATCTTGGAGCACAAAATCCTGAGCGAGGTACAGCTCGGGCAAAAGATTGGTGAATATATCAATGTGCCGTTTGTGACCATTGAGCCAAAGGATATCCCTGATGACGTCCTCAAACGGATCCCCGAGCATATCGCCCGTCAGTACAATGTCGTATTGTTTGCAGCTGATGATAACGGCGTCTTGAGTCTGGCGATGGAAGATCCCGACGATGTGCAGGCGCTGAACTTCATCCAGAAAGAGATTGGCTACAACATCAAGGTGTTCCTGGCGACAAAAAATAACATTCTTGACTGCCTGGAGAATTATCGCGGTAATATTACCGATGAGCTGGATGAGGTGGTGTCAATCCAGAGCGGTGCTGAGTCAGACTCACAAAACGTCTCTGAGGAGGAGATCTCTGAAAATTCGCCGATCGCCCAGACGGTTAACTTGCTGCTCGAGTATGCTATTAAGTCGGGCGCTTCGGATATCCACATTGAGCCGCGTGAGGATTTCGTCCAGGTTCGTTACCGAATTGATGGTGTACTCAAGGAAGTAAATAAGTTGCCGCGCAATGTCCAAGGTGCGCTGGTTAGTCGTATCAAGATCTTGTCAAACCTAAAAATTGACGAACGCCGCGTGCCGCAAGATGGTCGCTTCAAGATCAAGGTCTCGGGTAAGCAATACGCGCTGCGTGTGTCGACGCTGCCGATCGCTGATGGCGAGAAAATCGTTATGCGTATTTTGGACGAGTCCAATCAGGCGGTTGCCCTCGATAGTCTCGGCTACTGGGGGTTGTCGCTGAGTACACTTAAAGACGCCATGGCGCAACCAAATGGTATGATCTTGGTGACCGGGCCAACTGGTTCGGGAAAGTCGACTAGCTTGTTTAGTGTGCTATCAGAGCTTAATACGCCAGATGTGAATATCTCAACCATTGAAGATCCGGTTGAATACAAGATCCCCGGGGTCAACCAAACCCAGACTAACTCGAAAGCCGGCATGACCTTCGCTTCAGGACTGCGCGCACTGCTCCGTCAAGACCCGAACATCATCATGGTTGGAGAGATTCGCGACGGCGAGACCGCCAACCTGGGCGTGCAGGCAGCGCTGACCGGGCACTTGGTGTTTTCAACCCTCCACACCAACAACGCAGCGACCTGTCTGCCGCGTCTATTGGATATGGGAATTGAGCCGTTCCTGATCGCTTCGACGGTCAAGGCGGTGATCGGCCAGCGCTTGGTGCGGCGATTGTGTATGCATTGTCGTCAGCAATATGTGCCGGACACCGGAGAGCTGGCCTACATCGTTCAGATGTTTAATCTCAAGCAGGGCTCGATGCAGCGACTGCATGCGCTGGAGCAGCAGGCGGCAGCTGACAAGATTGGCGGCAATACACCGCTCGGCTCGACTGACGTGACGATTCAATATTTATGGCGACCAAATCCCGAGGGCTGTGACGAGTGCGGCCATAATGGCTTCAAGGGGCGCGTCGGTATCTACGAGGTTCTCGGTATTTCGATTCCGATCCAAAAGATGATCACCGCCAATGCCACCAGTAATGAGATTCAGCAGCAGGCGATTACTGAAGGAATGGTGACAATGCAGACGGACGGTTTTGTCAAGTCGCTGCGTGGCGTGACAACGCTAGAGGAAGTTTTGAGAGCAACAAGGGAGCAATAA
- the rny gene encoding ribonuclease Y, whose product MVGIVIGGLVGAALGVGGFYAYQRTRQANGKSQIERDIAEAKSKASDIVLKAKDEALKIENERRREWQKTENRLADREQTLDRKLDELDKRAEKLRTHEDEVDNLKEEIRTIRTRQQEKLEKIAGLKKKDAADKLMQMTERDIKNDLVGLVSKLQHEAMDDAEERAQMILLTAMERMSSEVTAERTVTAVKLTDDEMKGRIIGKEGRNIQALQRETGVDILVDDTPGMIVLSSFDPIRRQVARLSLEMLMKDGRIHPARIEEVVAKAKKQIDKEVKQAGEDAMRETGVVGVPKEMQRLLGELKFRTSYGQNVLKHSTEMAQMAGMIAEEVGADVRITKIATLLHDVGKAVTHKIEGKHHHIGAELARKYGMDERIVHAIEAHHDDIEATTPEALIVRVCDAASAARPGARNISAENFAERMRDLENVATSFAGVDKAYAISAGREVRVIVRSEDIDDLSAFKLSRDIATKIESTMQYPGTIKVNVIRETRAIEYAK is encoded by the coding sequence ATGGTAGGAATAGTTATTGGCGGCCTGGTTGGCGCGGCACTTGGCGTGGGCGGTTTTTACGCCTATCAGCGAACAAGGCAAGCTAATGGCAAGTCGCAAATTGAGCGTGACATTGCCGAGGCAAAGAGTAAGGCCAGCGACATTGTCCTGAAAGCTAAGGACGAAGCCTTAAAAATCGAAAATGAGCGCCGCCGCGAGTGGCAAAAGACTGAGAATCGGTTGGCGGATCGCGAGCAGACGCTGGATCGGAAATTGGACGAACTAGATAAGCGGGCGGAGAAGCTGCGCACGCACGAAGATGAGGTTGACAATCTCAAGGAAGAGATTCGCACTATTCGCACGCGCCAGCAGGAGAAGCTCGAGAAGATTGCCGGCCTAAAGAAAAAGGATGCTGCCGACAAGCTCATGCAAATGACCGAGCGCGATATCAAGAACGACCTAGTTGGCTTGGTGTCGAAATTACAACACGAGGCTATGGATGATGCCGAAGAGCGGGCGCAGATGATCTTGCTCACGGCGATGGAGCGGATGAGCAGCGAGGTAACGGCTGAGCGAACAGTTACGGCCGTCAAGCTGACTGATGATGAGATGAAAGGTCGGATTATCGGTAAGGAAGGCCGCAACATTCAGGCACTGCAGCGCGAGACTGGTGTCGATATTTTGGTGGATGACACGCCAGGTATGATTGTGCTCTCAAGCTTTGATCCAATTCGCCGGCAGGTGGCTCGCTTGAGCCTCGAGATGCTGATGAAAGATGGCCGTATCCATCCAGCGCGCATCGAAGAAGTCGTCGCCAAGGCAAAAAAGCAGATCGATAAAGAAGTCAAGCAGGCCGGCGAGGACGCCATGCGCGAAACTGGCGTTGTCGGCGTCCCGAAGGAAATGCAGCGACTGCTAGGTGAGCTGAAATTCCGAACGAGTTACGGGCAGAACGTATTGAAGCATTCGACCGAGATGGCTCAGATGGCTGGAATGATCGCTGAGGAGGTTGGGGCTGATGTGCGCATCACGAAAATTGCGACATTGCTACATGACGTTGGCAAGGCGGTAACGCATAAGATCGAGGGTAAGCATCACCACATCGGTGCCGAGCTAGCGCGCAAATACGGCATGGACGAGCGGATTGTTCATGCTATCGAAGCGCATCACGATGATATCGAGGCGACGACACCAGAGGCACTGATCGTGCGAGTGTGCGACGCTGCCAGCGCTGCTCGGCCAGGAGCGCGCAATATTTCGGCTGAGAACTTTGCTGAGCGGATGCGCGATCTAGAAAATGTAGCAACCAGCTTTGCCGGCGTTGATAAGGCCTATGCGATATCGGCTGGGCGTGAAGTGCGGGTGATTGTCCGGTCAGAGGACATTGATGATCTAAGCGCATTCAAACTGTCGCGCGATATCGCCACCAAGATTGAATCGACCATGCAGTACCCAGGCACCATCAAGGTTAACGTTATCCGCGAAACACGGGCGATCGAGTACGCAAAATGA
- the tsaE gene encoding tRNA (adenosine(37)-N6)-threonylcarbamoyltransferase complex ATPase subunit type 1 TsaE has translation MNQIITSTAAMQRLGQVIGRSLKGGEVIELIGDIGAGKTTLTKGVAKGLDITEPVQSPTFTISRVYQSPGGLTLAHYDFYRLGEAGIMAEEIREVTMQPQTVTVVEWAGAVEQVLPADRLTARILAINEQSRRVILSAGGPTSQTLLAAISAADEELA, from the coding sequence ATGAACCAAATTATTACCAGCACCGCAGCGATGCAGCGGCTGGGTCAGGTGATTGGGCGCAGCCTCAAGGGTGGGGAAGTTATTGAGTTAATCGGGGACATCGGCGCTGGCAAGACGACGCTAACGAAAGGTGTTGCCAAGGGGCTCGACATTACTGAACCGGTGCAGAGCCCGACGTTTACTATTTCCCGTGTGTACCAGTCGCCGGGCGGCTTGACGCTGGCCCATTATGATTTTTATCGATTGGGCGAGGCGGGCATCATGGCAGAGGAAATTCGCGAGGTAACCATGCAACCGCAGACCGTGACAGTGGTTGAGTGGGCTGGTGCCGTCGAGCAGGTGCTGCCGGCCGATCGACTGACGGCGAGGATTCTAGCAATTAACGAGCAATCGCGGCGTGTCATACTGAGTGCTGGCGGGCCAACGAGCCAGACGCTCCTCGCGGCAATCAGCGCGGCGGACGAGGAGTTGGCGTGA
- a CDS encoding 2,3-diphosphoglycerate-dependent phosphoglycerate mutase produces MKDSRGQYHIGLIIGQAAMSRRKSSTAMTNVKRRLRNSWDLARRKNKRRRKMGILVISRHGESEWNLLGKWTGWTDVELTEKGRADTVRLGALLKDIKLDEAYTSALKRTHQTLKALLEGRGKGSLPTTQTAELNERDYGDLTGKNKWEVKAEIGEEAFNGIRRGWDYPVPGGETLKDVYARVVPYFEREILPKLQAGENILLVAHGNSIRALMKHLDHVPEADMAHVEMPFGQLLVYTFGPTSDLPTNKDVLSVEIEAVNA; encoded by the coding sequence ATGAAGGATTCGCGTGGTCAATACCACATTGGGCTCATCATCGGCCAGGCGGCTATGTCGAGACGCAAATCATCGACAGCGATGACAAACGTCAAGAGGCGGTTACGCAATTCGTGGGATTTGGCTCGAAGGAAAAATAAACGGAGGAGGAAGATGGGAATATTAGTGATTAGTCGACACGGTGAAAGTGAATGGAATCTGCTCGGCAAGTGGACGGGCTGGACTGACGTGGAACTTACGGAAAAGGGGCGAGCTGATACGGTGCGGTTGGGCGCACTACTGAAGGATATCAAGCTCGACGAGGCGTATACGTCGGCGCTTAAGCGGACGCACCAAACGCTGAAAGCATTGCTTGAGGGGCGCGGCAAGGGCAGTTTACCGACGACACAGACGGCCGAGCTGAACGAGCGTGATTATGGTGATCTGACCGGTAAAAATAAGTGGGAAGTCAAGGCTGAGATCGGCGAGGAGGCGTTCAATGGTATCCGGCGCGGTTGGGATTATCCAGTGCCAGGCGGTGAAACGCTCAAAGATGTTTATGCGCGGGTCGTACCATACTTTGAGCGAGAGATTTTACCGAAACTACAGGCAGGTGAGAACATTCTATTGGTGGCGCATGGTAATTCTATCCGCGCGCTGATGAAACATCTCGACCACGTGCCAGAAGCAGACATGGCCCATGTGGAAATGCCGTTTGGCCAGCTATTGGTATACACCTTTGGGCCGACGTCTGATCTACCGACGAATAAAGACGTATTGTCGGTGGAGATTGAGGCGGTGAACGCGTAG
- a CDS encoding type II secretion system F family protein — translation MTKFKYIATKNNNQPINGELEASSRASAIQLIQAQGMRLVDLKEAGDEKKGFRFGGGKKSVPTEELVGFTRQLSTMVSAGVPILRSLNSMAQHAESPHFREILNAVSKEIEGGASFADALSKHPEAFSDVYVNMVRAGETGGILDDILKRLALQQEKNSSMKKKIKSAMTYPMVLIVITIGAFFGLMIFVLPMIGKTIKDLAGEDAELPALTQILMSISQFMVSFWYIIFPLLFGGVYVLLRYIKSPKGKVKFHHFVLKAPIISKIIRKVAVARFTRTFSALIGAGVSVLEALEVTARAVGNTVYQDSLLDAAKRIKNGEVLSRIINEREDLYPPIVGQMLAVGEETGQTDKVLVKVADFYEEEVDAAISGLSSTIEPVMIVFMGGMVGLIAAAVMMPITGLANQIKG, via the coding sequence ATGACAAAATTTAAATATATCGCAACTAAAAATAACAATCAGCCGATCAACGGCGAGCTAGAAGCCAGCAGTCGCGCCAGTGCTATCCAGCTCATTCAAGCTCAGGGTATGAGGTTGGTCGACCTCAAGGAGGCTGGTGACGAGAAGAAAGGTTTTCGCTTTGGGGGTGGCAAGAAGTCAGTGCCGACCGAGGAGTTGGTTGGTTTTACCAGGCAGCTTAGCACCATGGTGTCTGCCGGTGTGCCGATTCTCAGGTCGCTCAACTCAATGGCGCAGCACGCCGAGAGTCCACATTTTCGCGAGATTTTGAACGCAGTATCTAAGGAGATCGAGGGCGGTGCCTCGTTTGCTGATGCGCTGAGTAAGCACCCCGAGGCCTTCAGTGATGTGTATGTGAACATGGTGCGTGCTGGTGAAACGGGTGGTATTTTGGACGATATCTTGAAGCGCTTGGCTCTGCAACAGGAAAAGAATTCGTCAATGAAAAAGAAGATCAAGAGTGCTATGACCTATCCAATGGTGCTGATCGTCATCACCATCGGGGCGTTCTTTGGTTTGATGATTTTTGTCTTGCCAATGATTGGCAAGACGATTAAGGATCTGGCGGGCGAGGACGCAGAGCTGCCGGCGCTGACGCAGATACTGATGAGTATCAGCCAGTTTATGGTAAGTTTTTGGTATATTATTTTCCCGTTATTATTTGGCGGTGTGTACGTCCTTCTTCGCTACATCAAGTCGCCAAAAGGTAAAGTCAAGTTCCATCATTTCGTCCTGAAAGCGCCGATCATCAGCAAGATTATTCGCAAGGTGGCGGTGGCGCGGTTTACGCGTACCTTTTCGGCGCTGATTGGTGCGGGTGTGTCGGTACTCGAGGCGCTGGAAGTGACGGCCCGGGCAGTCGGTAACACGGTGTATCAAGATTCATTGCTTGACGCCGCCAAGCGCATTAAGAATGGCGAGGTTTTGTCGCGGATTATCAATGAGCGCGAAGATCTCTATCCACCAATCGTTGGCCAGATGCTGGCGGTCGGTGAAGAGACGGGCCAGACGGATAAGGTGCTGGTCAAGGTGGCGGATTTTTATGAGGAAGAAGTCGATGCGGCGATTAGCGGTTTGAGCTCGACGATTGAGCCGGTGATGATCGTCTTTATGGGCGGTATGGTCGGCTTGATCGCGGCGGCGGTGATGATGCCGATTACTGGATTAGCAAATCAAATTAAGGGATAG
- a CDS encoding pilus assembly protein PilM, translating into MANIFYKSKPIIGLDINKAGVRVMSVDMARMTVHGYGAIELDPAKDESDDRAEYLCGKINQMFEKNIVGRLGSNRVVLGLPTTKTYARTFALPIKQENKIEEAVNLEVEQYVPMPLDSLYVDHQIIKRGKENLSVLMCAVPQKIVDEQLAIVESCGIEVAMIEPSINAVARLLERTKEGSLPTVIVDIGPATTDIAILDAAIRVTGGLNIGGNTLTLDIAKKLNVPLETAHQFKVLNGLNTGPRQEKITEALKPSLQRIIGEIQKVIRYYTDRFPDESRLEQVLIVGSGSSVPGLGEYFTGELTLPARVASPWQSLNFNNLAPPAKQLRPRFMTAAGLSLVRAEEIWHD; encoded by the coding sequence GTGGCAAATATTTTCTACAAGTCAAAGCCGATCATCGGGCTTGATATTAACAAGGCCGGCGTTCGGGTAATGTCAGTCGATATGGCGCGGATGACGGTGCACGGATACGGCGCAATTGAGCTGGATCCGGCGAAGGACGAGAGCGATGACCGGGCAGAGTATCTCTGCGGCAAGATTAATCAAATGTTTGAAAAGAATATTGTCGGGCGGCTCGGCAGTAACCGCGTGGTGCTGGGATTGCCGACGACCAAGACGTATGCGCGCACCTTTGCGCTGCCGATCAAGCAGGAGAATAAGATTGAAGAGGCGGTGAATCTCGAGGTCGAGCAGTACGTGCCGATGCCGCTTGATTCGCTCTACGTCGATCATCAGATTATCAAGCGCGGCAAAGAAAATTTATCAGTCTTGATGTGCGCGGTGCCGCAAAAGATCGTTGACGAGCAGCTAGCAATTGTTGAATCGTGTGGCATTGAAGTGGCGATGATTGAGCCGAGCATCAATGCGGTGGCGCGACTGCTTGAGCGCACCAAAGAGGGGTCGCTGCCGACAGTCATCGTTGACATCGGCCCGGCGACGACCGATATCGCTATTCTTGATGCGGCAATTCGCGTGACCGGTGGTCTAAACATTGGTGGCAATACATTGACGCTTGACATCGCGAAAAAATTGAACGTACCACTTGAGACGGCGCACCAATTCAAGGTGCTTAATGGCCTCAACACTGGTCCGCGCCAAGAAAAAATTACCGAGGCACTAAAGCCGAGCCTGCAGCGGATCATCGGTGAAATCCAGAAAGTTATTCGCTACTACACCGATCGCTTCCCGGATGAATCGCGCCTTGAACAGGTGCTAATCGTTGGTAGCGGCAGTAGCGTGCCGGGGCTTGGTGAGTACTTTACGGGCGAGCTGACCTTACCAGCACGAGTGGCCAGTCCGTGGCAGTCGCTGAACTTTAATAATTTAGCACCGCCGGCCAAACAGCTACGACCGCGGTTCATGACGGCAGCTGGTTTGTCGCTGGTGCGAGCGGAGGAGATTTGGCATGATTAA
- a CDS encoding NUDIX hydrolase: protein MIKSGWLPYEEWQKAQDTRIASAALLIENSAGELLTVKAYYKTHWSLPGGMVDAGETPLQAALRETQEEVGLVVTEDEVSFFAVASRSSDKGLAHQYIFRVVLDDARLERIVLQQSEIDAYQFLSRDAVLASNEGFAWSIPHWAHHRPGGYVETQIIDSDDKRQEAVTQFVGFGSKEK from the coding sequence ATGATAAAAAGTGGTTGGTTACCGTATGAGGAATGGCAGAAGGCGCAGGACACTCGGATCGCCAGCGCCGCACTACTGATCGAAAATTCAGCGGGCGAGCTGCTCACAGTCAAGGCGTATTACAAGACGCATTGGAGTCTGCCTGGTGGTATGGTTGACGCTGGCGAAACGCCGCTACAGGCAGCACTTCGCGAAACCCAGGAAGAGGTCGGGCTGGTCGTTACCGAGGATGAGGTTTCATTTTTTGCGGTAGCCTCACGCTCCAGCGACAAAGGACTGGCGCATCAATATATCTTTCGGGTGGTTCTGGATGATGCGCGACTGGAACGAATTGTCTTGCAGCAATCAGAAATTGATGCCTATCAGTTCCTGAGCCGCGACGCAGTGCTGGCAAGCAATGAAGGATTCGCGTGGTCAATACCACATTGGGCTCATCATCGGCCAGGCGGCTATGTCGAGACGCAAATCATCGACAGCGATGACAAACGTCAAGAGGCGGTTACGCAATTCGTGGGATTTGGCTCGAAGGAAAAATAA